In the Arthrobacter zhaoxinii genome, one interval contains:
- a CDS encoding PP2C family protein-serine/threonine phosphatase: protein MVRFKNDDSAYVGRYLAVVADGMGGHAGGNVASASTVLDLVHLDSPVYEDEPLTVLADEIQAANSLLSELVTTSPQLSGMGTTVTALLLHEQRLALAHIGDSRAYRLKDGRFEQISIDHTFVQRLIDEGRLRPEEAEVHPHKNVLMRVLGDVDASPELDLATFDVEPGERWLLCSDGLTAVLRDSDIEGVLSSTQDLQECVDTLVELTLAGGSPDNVTVAVIEITEDPDAGSVPATARLSEVPSRDHGPRTSAVTAAAPPALEDAPEAEAAPASEDPESERERAALIRQDLSSRPHVLVGAASLATETGEIPIVTKRSAERRAARMLTHKAGTEQPQQEDGDSPRAGWKRWLLPAFLTVVALLLVVVVWLGYTWTQTRYYVGSYDNRVAIYNGVSQTVGPIQLSHVTDISDIPVDSLSEYHRNRVEDTLPARDLEHAGEIVSELRDTAKAVLCPPADTPSPTAAPTPGATSAPGTEQNNACGGER from the coding sequence ATGGTTCGTTTCAAGAATGACGATTCCGCCTACGTAGGCCGTTACCTCGCCGTGGTTGCCGACGGCATGGGCGGACATGCCGGGGGCAACGTCGCCTCCGCCTCCACCGTGCTCGATCTGGTCCATTTGGACAGTCCTGTCTACGAGGACGAACCCCTGACGGTCCTTGCCGATGAAATCCAGGCGGCAAATTCGCTTCTGTCCGAACTGGTGACCACCAGCCCGCAGCTCTCCGGCATGGGAACCACGGTCACGGCACTGCTGCTGCACGAGCAGCGCCTGGCACTGGCGCATATCGGTGATTCCCGTGCCTACCGGCTCAAAGACGGCCGGTTCGAACAGATCAGCATTGACCACACCTTCGTACAGCGGCTGATCGACGAAGGCCGGCTGCGGCCTGAAGAGGCTGAAGTACACCCGCACAAGAACGTGCTGATGCGTGTGCTCGGGGACGTCGACGCCAGCCCGGAACTGGATCTGGCTACCTTCGACGTGGAGCCGGGAGAACGCTGGCTGCTGTGTTCCGACGGGCTTACGGCGGTTCTGCGGGACTCCGACATTGAGGGAGTCCTCAGTTCCACCCAGGACCTGCAGGAATGCGTGGACACCCTGGTTGAGCTGACCCTGGCCGGCGGTTCTCCGGACAATGTCACGGTGGCGGTCATCGAAATCACCGAAGATCCCGACGCCGGCTCCGTACCCGCCACTGCGCGGCTCTCCGAAGTGCCCTCCCGCGACCACGGCCCCCGCACCTCAGCTGTGACCGCTGCGGCACCGCCCGCGCTGGAAGATGCACCCGAGGCAGAGGCCGCCCCCGCCTCCGAAGACCCCGAGAGCGAGCGGGAACGCGCGGCCCTGATCCGCCAGGACCTCTCCTCCCGCCCCCACGTATTGGTTGGTGCTGCCTCGCTGGCTACCGAGACCGGCGAGATCCCCATCGTCACCAAGCGGTCGGCTGAACGCCGGGCTGCCCGCATGCTGACCCACAAGGCGGGAACCGAGCAGCCGCAGCAGGAAGACGGGGATTCGCCCCGTGCCGGCTGGAAGCGCTGGCTGCTGCCCGCCTTCCTGACCGTCGTCGCCCTCCTGCTGGTCGTCGTGGTGTGGCTGGGCTACACCTGGACACAGACCCGCTACTACGTGGGGTCCTATGACAACCGGGTTGCAATCTACAACGGTGTCTCCCAGACGGTTGGACCTATCCAGCTCTCGCACGTCACCGATATTTCCGATATTCCGGTGGACAGCCTCTCCGAGTATCACCGCAACCGGGTGGAGGACACCCTTCCGGCCCGGGACCTGGAGCATGCCGGGGAAATTGTCAGCGAGCTGCGCGACACTGCCAAGGCAGTGCTGTGCCCTCCGGCCGACACCCCTTCCCCGACCGCAGCACCTACGCCGGGTGCGACGTCTGCGCCGGGAACCGAACAGAACAATGCCTGCGGAGGTGAGCGGTAG
- a CDS encoding peptidoglycan D,D-transpeptidase FtsI family protein, which translates to MNQAIRNSWVVALAMFVLILGSLTYVQFFAADKLNTNPNNNRGIYRDFGEPRGSILVDGKAIAESVPSNDEFNYQRVYNSPELYSHLTGFFNLNGTTQLEMNMNAELSGNSSQQFYDKLVALFSGAQSQGASVELTIDPELQQLAYDLIPDGQRGTIVMMDPKTGDILAMVSKPSYDTNLLAGHDTALLGANMDALTSTPGLSPYLNPATQSLLAPGSVFKLIDTAAALESGKYDADSVIPNPPELPLPGTNISLPNFTTGACSARSEADFAFALAWSCNTVFAQVALDLGQDNIAAQAKKFGFDTPLAIPNEVVASHFPDNEDEAQLALASIGQGSVTATPLEVAMISAAIANNGVQMTPNLIRSVRAPDLSVIDEPKPTELNTSISPDTARQLTEWMVGVVDNGSAKSAQVPGFQVAGKTGTAQVDGRGDNAWFTGFAPADDPQVAISVVMEDVDLATGAQLTTPSAQKLLEAVLNK; encoded by the coding sequence ATGAACCAGGCCATCCGTAACAGCTGGGTAGTGGCCCTGGCAATGTTCGTGCTCATTCTCGGTTCGCTGACGTATGTGCAGTTTTTTGCCGCCGACAAACTCAACACCAACCCGAACAACAACCGGGGCATTTACCGCGACTTCGGGGAACCCCGCGGCTCCATCCTGGTCGATGGCAAGGCCATCGCTGAGTCCGTCCCCTCGAATGACGAGTTCAATTACCAGCGGGTCTACAACAGCCCCGAGCTGTATTCGCACCTGACCGGGTTCTTCAACCTGAACGGGACCACCCAGCTGGAAATGAACATGAATGCCGAGTTGTCCGGCAACAGCTCCCAGCAGTTCTACGACAAGCTGGTCGCCCTCTTCTCCGGTGCCCAGAGCCAGGGCGCTTCGGTGGAACTGACGATCGACCCGGAGCTGCAGCAGCTGGCCTACGACCTCATTCCGGACGGACAGCGTGGAACCATTGTGATGATGGATCCCAAGACCGGTGACATCCTTGCCATGGTGTCCAAGCCCAGCTACGACACCAATCTCCTGGCCGGGCATGACACCGCACTGCTCGGAGCCAATATGGATGCACTGACTTCCACGCCGGGACTGTCTCCCTACCTGAACCCGGCCACCCAGTCGCTGCTGGCTCCCGGATCGGTCTTCAAGCTCATCGACACGGCGGCGGCGCTGGAGTCCGGCAAGTATGACGCCGACTCGGTGATTCCGAATCCGCCCGAGCTGCCGCTGCCCGGAACCAACATCTCGCTCCCGAACTTCACCACGGGCGCCTGTTCTGCCCGGTCCGAGGCGGATTTCGCCTTTGCTCTTGCGTGGTCCTGCAATACGGTCTTCGCGCAGGTGGCGCTGGACCTCGGGCAGGACAATATTGCGGCGCAGGCCAAGAAGTTCGGCTTCGACACCCCGTTGGCCATCCCCAACGAGGTCGTGGCGAGCCACTTCCCCGACAACGAGGACGAGGCCCAGCTGGCCCTCGCCTCCATCGGCCAGGGCAGCGTGACCGCCACCCCGCTGGAAGTCGCCATGATCTCCGCGGCGATCGCGAACAACGGCGTACAGATGACCCCCAACCTGATCCGCAGCGTCCGCGCTCCTGATCTGTCCGTGATTGACGAACCGAAACCCACTGAACTGAACACTTCCATCAGCCCCGACACAGCCCGCCAGCTCACCGAGTGGATGGTCGGCGTCGTAGACAACGGCTCGGCCAAGTCCGCCCAGGTTCCTGGCTTCCAGGTGGCCGGCAAGACCGGCACGGCCCAGGTAGACGGCCGGGGAGACAATGCCTGGTTCACCGGTTTCGCTCCGGCCGACGATCCCCAGGTCGCCATTTCCGTTGTCATGGAAGACGTGGACCTGGCCACCGGTGCCCAATTGACCACTCCAAGCGCGCAGAAACTCCTAGAGGCGGTGTTGAACAAGTGA
- a CDS encoding FHA domain-containing protein FhaB/FipA: MVISVVGAIRRDLTVGSRNRTGTPTARQIRKDPTLEKRAPAPSKVTPRELVVTEGPLRGTTLELSASPILLGRAQEATLVLEDDYASGRHARLFPQGSRWFVEDLGSTNGTYLGGSQLTRALPVEPGVPIRIGKTVIELRP, encoded by the coding sequence ATGGTCATCAGCGTGGTAGGCGCCATCCGGCGCGACCTCACCGTCGGCAGCCGTAACCGGACCGGAACCCCCACGGCGCGCCAGATCCGTAAGGACCCGACCCTTGAAAAGCGGGCACCGGCTCCCAGCAAGGTGACGCCCCGCGAACTGGTCGTCACAGAAGGCCCGCTGCGCGGCACCACTCTGGAGTTGTCCGCCAGCCCCATCCTCCTCGGCCGCGCGCAGGAGGCAACGCTCGTCCTGGAAGACGATTACGCCTCCGGCCGCCATGCCCGGCTCTTCCCCCAGGGCAGCCGCTGGTTCGTTGAGGACCTCGGCTCCACCAACGGAACCTACCTTGGCGGAAGCCAACTCACCCGGGCGCTGCCCGTCGAACCCGGTGTACCCATCCGCATCGGTAAGACGGTCATTGAATTGAGGCCCTGA
- a CDS encoding cell division protein CrgA → MPESKSRKKASRPAPAKTVSTPKENPVWYKPVMFGLMILGLLWIITYYVTQGQYPVPSFGGRNILVGFGIAILGFLMTPRWR, encoded by the coding sequence GTGCCTGAGTCCAAGTCCCGCAAGAAGGCTTCCCGCCCTGCCCCGGCCAAAACCGTGTCGACTCCCAAAGAAAACCCGGTTTGGTACAAACCGGTGATGTTCGGCCTGATGATTCTGGGTCTGCTGTGGATCATTACGTACTACGTCACCCAGGGCCAGTACCCTGTGCCGTCTTTCGGTGGCCGTAACATCCTGGTGGGCTTCGGCATCGCGATTTTGGGCTTCCTGATGACTCCGCGCTGGCGCTGA
- a CDS encoding FtsW/RodA/SpoVE family cell cycle protein, with product MSDIQTVPKPRRNIEALLLLVALLVGVGANMIVGLDEDRAFDSDFWVQGGTLMALVIVFHLVLRFRAKYADPVILPIVTALNGIGLAMIHRLDITNGDDAADRQLLWSTVAVAAGIAVLFIIKDHRILRRYTYISLIVSAILLLLPLMPGLGQEINGARIWINVGIGTFQPGEIAKITLAIFFAGYLSTNRDLILLAGRKVGPLQFPRMQDMGPMVVAWLVSIGVLVFQRDLGSSILFFGLFMAMIYVATSRVSWVLIGLGLLAAGGFVALQLFSHLQRRIHGWLNAFDPEVYNGVGGSYQVVQGLFGLASGGLVGTGLGQGRPDLVTFANSDMIIAALGEELGLIGIFAIVLMYVLLVSRGFRAALGTRDGFGKLLACGLSFIIALQCFVVIGGVTRLIPLTGLTTPFMSAGGSSLLANWIIVALLLMISDAARRPTPTGPLSTDMVPAMSESRSGATARSRRSTKEGDE from the coding sequence GTGTCGGACATCCAGACCGTGCCTAAGCCGCGCCGCAACATCGAAGCGCTCCTGCTCCTCGTTGCCCTGCTGGTAGGGGTCGGCGCGAACATGATTGTCGGCCTCGACGAGGACCGCGCCTTCGATTCGGACTTCTGGGTCCAGGGTGGCACCCTGATGGCCCTGGTAATCGTCTTCCACCTCGTGCTGCGCTTCCGCGCCAAGTATGCCGATCCGGTAATACTTCCGATCGTCACGGCGCTCAACGGCATCGGGTTGGCCATGATCCACCGGCTGGACATCACCAACGGCGACGATGCGGCGGACCGGCAGCTCCTGTGGAGCACCGTAGCCGTGGCGGCCGGAATCGCCGTGCTGTTCATCATCAAGGACCACCGGATCCTGCGCCGCTACACCTACATCTCCCTGATAGTCAGCGCCATCCTCCTGCTGCTTCCGCTGATGCCGGGTCTGGGGCAGGAAATCAACGGCGCGCGAATCTGGATCAACGTGGGCATCGGGACTTTCCAGCCCGGTGAAATCGCCAAGATCACCCTGGCCATATTCTTCGCCGGGTATCTATCCACCAACCGTGACCTCATTCTGCTCGCCGGCAGGAAAGTGGGGCCGCTGCAGTTCCCGCGTATGCAGGACATGGGCCCCATGGTCGTTGCCTGGCTTGTCAGCATCGGCGTGCTGGTGTTCCAGCGGGACCTTGGTTCGTCCATCCTCTTCTTCGGCCTGTTCATGGCCATGATCTACGTCGCCACAAGCCGCGTGAGCTGGGTGCTGATCGGCTTGGGCCTGCTGGCGGCGGGCGGATTCGTCGCCCTCCAGCTGTTCAGCCACCTGCAGCGGCGCATCCACGGCTGGCTGAACGCTTTCGATCCGGAGGTCTACAACGGGGTCGGCGGCAGCTACCAGGTGGTGCAGGGCCTCTTCGGCCTGGCCAGCGGCGGGCTTGTCGGCACCGGCCTGGGACAGGGCCGCCCGGATCTGGTGACCTTCGCGAACAGCGATATGATTATTGCCGCCCTCGGCGAGGAACTGGGCCTGATCGGCATCTTTGCGATTGTCCTGATGTACGTCCTGCTGGTGTCCCGCGGCTTCCGCGCCGCCCTGGGCACCAGGGATGGTTTCGGCAAGCTCCTGGCATGCGGATTGTCGTTCATCATCGCCCTGCAGTGCTTCGTGGTGATCGGCGGCGTGACGCGGCTGATCCCGTTGACCGGCCTGACCACCCCGTTTATGTCCGCAGGCGGATCGTCGCTGCTGGCCAACTGGATCATCGTGGCGCTCCTGCTCATGATCTCCGATGCTGCCCGCAGGCCCACGCCTACCGGTCCGCTGTCCACCGACATGGTTCCGGCCATGTCCGAATCCCGGTCCGGCGCTACCGCACGTTCCCGGCGTTCCACTAAGGAAGGAGACGAATGA
- a CDS encoding class E sortase, producing MQRRRGRRTSSRRPAGKGRMVVQVIGELLITLGIILALFVAWQLWWTNLESNQAQQEAIDGLFEDFDLPAAPAPAASPQDYGEPVVMEPMSAEGTTFAVVYVPRFGEQYSTPVTSGVGTAVLDTLGLGHYPATAMPGAVGNFAVAGHRQTHGKALDPIHTLVPGDHIYVQTADGYYDYVYRNTQIVLPDRVDVLAAVPTEPAAVPSERFLTLTSCNPRFGSQERIIAYALMDSWQPLSAGPPAAIADVVAANASGGR from the coding sequence ATGCAGCGCCGCCGCGGGCGCCGCACTTCCTCCCGCCGTCCGGCAGGGAAAGGGAGGATGGTGGTACAGGTCATCGGTGAGCTACTGATAACACTGGGGATTATCCTTGCCCTGTTTGTTGCATGGCAGCTCTGGTGGACCAACCTCGAGTCAAACCAGGCACAGCAGGAAGCCATTGACGGGTTGTTTGAGGACTTTGACCTGCCGGCAGCACCGGCCCCGGCTGCTTCGCCCCAGGACTACGGGGAACCGGTGGTGATGGAACCGATGAGTGCGGAAGGGACGACGTTCGCCGTCGTCTACGTGCCCCGCTTCGGCGAGCAGTATTCCACACCCGTGACCAGCGGGGTGGGAACGGCGGTGCTGGACACCCTCGGGCTGGGGCACTACCCCGCAACCGCCATGCCCGGTGCCGTGGGGAACTTCGCGGTAGCCGGCCACCGGCAGACCCATGGCAAGGCACTGGATCCCATCCACACCCTGGTACCCGGCGACCATATCTATGTGCAGACCGCGGACGGGTACTACGACTACGTCTACCGCAATACGCAGATAGTGCTTCCGGACCGGGTTGATGTACTCGCCGCCGTCCCCACGGAGCCCGCAGCGGTCCCCAGCGAGCGGTTCCTCACCCTCACCAGCTGCAATCCGCGCTTCGGGTCGCAGGAACGCATTATTGCCTATGCCCTGATGGACTCCTGGCAGCCCTTGTCTGCTGGTCCGCCGGCGGCAATCGCCGACGTCGTTGCCGCCAATGCCTCCGGAGGTCGCTAA
- a CDS encoding aminodeoxychorismate/anthranilate synthase component II, which produces MSTRILVVDNYDSFVYTLVGYLQELGAQTTVIRNDDLSVEDAVELAARHDGVLVSPGPGTPGEAGVSVDLIRWCGATATPMLGICLGHQALAEAFGGTVTHAPELMHGKTSLVEHGGEDVFAGLPSPLTATRYHSLAAVADSIPAELRVTARTASGIIMGLRHAAAPLSGVQFHPESVLTEGGYQMLGNWLESAGLAGAAAHAATLSPLISS; this is translated from the coding sequence ATGAGCACCCGGATCCTGGTGGTCGACAACTACGACAGCTTTGTTTATACGCTGGTGGGCTACCTTCAGGAACTCGGCGCCCAGACCACGGTCATCCGCAACGACGACCTGAGCGTCGAGGATGCTGTGGAACTGGCCGCGCGCCATGACGGAGTGCTGGTATCTCCGGGGCCGGGGACACCGGGTGAGGCGGGGGTATCCGTGGACCTGATCCGCTGGTGCGGAGCCACCGCCACCCCCATGCTGGGTATCTGCCTTGGCCACCAGGCACTGGCAGAGGCCTTCGGCGGCACGGTCACTCACGCGCCCGAACTGATGCACGGGAAAACCTCGCTCGTGGAACACGGCGGTGAGGACGTCTTTGCGGGGCTGCCCAGCCCGCTCACGGCCACCCGCTACCATTCGCTGGCCGCTGTTGCCGACAGCATTCCCGCTGAGCTGCGAGTCACCGCACGGACCGCAAGCGGCATCATCATGGGGCTGCGGCACGCGGCGGCACCGCTGTCCGGAGTGCAGTTCCACCCGGAATCCGTCCTCACCGAGGGCGGCTACCAGATGCTGGGAAACTGGCTGGAATCAGCTGGTCTGGCAGGAGCGGCGGCCCATGCCGCCACGCTCAGCCCGCTCATCAGCAGTTAG
- a CDS encoding protein kinase domain-containing protein, translating to MRPTSGITLGGRFQLTDRIAIGGMGEVWKARDLVLGRIVAIKILKEEYTGDPGFLNRFRAEARHTALLNHPGIANVFDYGEEDGSAYLVMELVPGQPLSTIIERDKVLSPDRTLSIIGQVATALAVAHNQGLVHRDVKPGNLLIMPDGKVKITDFGIARLADQVPLTATGQVMGTAQYLAPEQATGQQATGSSDIYALGVIGYELLAGRRPFSGESQIAIALAQVNDTPPPLPETIPEPVRALIMSMLAKDPADRPADAESLALAVAAIRRGDINAAQEAVPGMLLFGSSASAVTAPVPTTGTSVTRVVDTTPSTSALPTVAGATVAADDARTGELAASREWTDEDDVDYDDVGPGDAPEEKRRSPWTIPLIALLLLILAGVVAFFILTGSESDEDPAPAASSSAASPSRSPSPSKTPSETPSEIVVDSAAYAGRPVNDVYGELVALGLQVQRLPVADADVPEGIVIEVNPSGSLERGDAVTITYSSGPEMVSVPALTGQREADARQLIVNAGLVPVNGGTQQTDSAAPGTVVGVEPGEGTTLPSGSSVTYYIAEAVPAVPSPPPAPTQPTPAPSTTPASPGTTGNNGNSGNNGNNGNVGNNGNAGTNGNNDNSNGAGTGTGTGAGSELSQPGGASMTGPTGSN from the coding sequence GTGAGGCCTACATCGGGTATCACCTTAGGCGGCAGATTCCAGCTGACCGACCGTATTGCCATCGGCGGTATGGGCGAGGTCTGGAAGGCACGGGACTTGGTCCTGGGCCGCATTGTTGCCATCAAGATCCTCAAGGAGGAGTACACCGGGGATCCGGGCTTCCTTAACCGTTTCCGGGCGGAGGCCCGGCACACGGCACTGCTGAACCATCCCGGGATCGCCAATGTCTTTGACTACGGCGAAGAGGACGGTTCCGCCTACCTGGTCATGGAACTCGTTCCCGGACAGCCGCTGTCCACCATCATCGAGCGCGACAAGGTGCTCTCCCCGGACCGGACCCTGTCCATCATCGGGCAGGTCGCCACGGCGCTGGCCGTAGCGCACAACCAGGGCCTGGTGCACCGGGACGTGAAGCCGGGCAACCTGCTCATCATGCCCGACGGCAAGGTCAAGATCACCGACTTCGGCATTGCCCGCCTTGCCGACCAGGTACCGCTGACCGCCACCGGACAGGTCATGGGCACGGCCCAGTACCTGGCTCCGGAACAGGCAACGGGACAGCAGGCTACGGGTTCCAGCGACATCTACGCGCTTGGTGTCATTGGCTACGAGCTGCTTGCCGGCCGCCGTCCGTTCTCCGGTGAATCCCAGATTGCGATTGCCCTGGCGCAGGTCAACGACACGCCTCCGCCGCTGCCTGAGACCATTCCGGAACCGGTCCGCGCCCTGATCATGTCCATGCTGGCCAAGGATCCGGCGGACCGCCCCGCGGACGCCGAGTCGCTGGCCCTGGCCGTCGCCGCCATCCGCCGCGGGGACATCAATGCCGCGCAGGAAGCCGTCCCGGGCATGCTGCTCTTCGGCTCCTCCGCCAGTGCGGTTACTGCCCCGGTCCCCACCACCGGCACTTCGGTTACCCGCGTGGTGGACACCACGCCGTCGACGTCGGCCCTGCCCACGGTCGCCGGCGCCACCGTGGCCGCAGACGACGCCCGCACGGGTGAACTCGCTGCGTCCCGTGAGTGGACTGACGAAGACGATGTCGATTACGACGACGTCGGGCCGGGGGATGCTCCGGAGGAAAAGCGCCGGAGCCCCTGGACGATTCCGCTGATTGCCCTGCTCCTGCTGATCCTGGCCGGCGTCGTAGCTTTCTTCATCCTCACGGGCTCCGAAAGTGACGAAGATCCGGCCCCGGCTGCGAGTTCGTCGGCTGCCAGCCCGTCCCGCAGCCCCTCGCCTTCCAAGACCCCGTCAGAGACGCCCAGCGAAATTGTTGTCGATTCGGCCGCCTATGCGGGCAGGCCCGTCAATGATGTGTACGGAGAGCTGGTTGCCCTGGGACTCCAGGTCCAGCGGCTGCCGGTCGCTGATGCGGATGTCCCGGAAGGTATCGTGATCGAGGTCAATCCATCGGGCTCCCTGGAGCGCGGAGATGCCGTCACCATTACGTACTCCTCCGGACCGGAAATGGTCTCTGTTCCTGCCCTGACCGGACAGCGGGAAGCCGACGCACGTCAGCTCATCGTCAATGCCGGCCTGGTACCGGTCAACGGCGGCACCCAGCAGACCGATTCAGCCGCACCGGGCACGGTAGTAGGGGTCGAACCTGGTGAGGGAACCACCCTGCCGAGCGGATCTTCCGTCACCTATTACATTGCTGAAGCTGTCCCGGCTGTTCCCAGCCCGCCTCCTGCCCCGACCCAGCCCACCCCGGCTCCGTCCACAACGCCTGCCTCTCCCGGCACCACGGGTAATAACGGCAACTCCGGGAACAACGGAAACAACGGCAATGTAGGGAACAACGGGAACGCCGGCACCAACGGCAACAACGACAACAGCAATGGCGCAGGAACCGGAACAGGCACCGGGGCCGGCTCCGAGCTGAGCCAGCCCGGCGGCGCCAGCATGACCGGCCCTACAGGCAGTAACTAA
- the pknB gene encoding Stk1 family PASTA domain-containing Ser/Thr kinase: MSAEFLRGQPTLNTDNVLNGRYEVGELIGRGGMADVYLGRDIRLGRTVAIKVLRPDLARDPLFQSRFRREARAVAGLNHPSVVSVYDTGDQESTSPRDDVRLPYIVMEYVPGRTLRDLIKAEGLSIGEAIDYSLGVLAALDYSHRSGIVHRDIKPANVMVTADGGVKVMDFGIARAMADSAATMTQTQAVVGTAQYLSPEQARGETVDARSDLYSAACLLFELLTGRPPFIGDSPVSVAYQHVREQPVTASSLNPEVPAALDDVLKRGLAKDRDHRYQTAREFREALLSARDGGPVTAATQAIPVRGPAAPATAAVTVSADDEPRTRAMAKVLAGGSLLTEDDHSREDEDSTVLAIGSTGDRDPQQKARRRAWITVFSILLVLVLAVGGFVGWNILTAEPPAPVTATVPEVEGKSQTEAMNEIIGAGFQPPRISEEYSDSVAEDLAVRTSPAGGADVAKDEGITLYVSQGPSAVTIPQDLVGMTESGARDELRGLGLKGGATTEANSSTMERGRVIATDPAIGETVPTRSEVVIVVSTGLVTVPNLVDSPVDLAQATLADPSLLLTSKVTYVETSDAAPGTVILQSLPFGTNVAPGSTVILTVAKAPAPEPTPQPTSSPSPSPSSPSATPPGRR, encoded by the coding sequence ATGAGCGCAGAATTCCTTCGAGGGCAGCCCACCCTCAACACCGATAACGTCCTGAACGGGCGCTACGAGGTAGGTGAACTCATTGGACGCGGCGGAATGGCCGACGTCTACCTTGGGCGGGACATCCGGCTGGGCCGGACCGTGGCCATCAAGGTACTGCGCCCCGATCTGGCCCGGGATCCGCTGTTCCAGTCCCGTTTCCGCCGCGAGGCCCGGGCCGTCGCCGGATTGAATCATCCCTCCGTAGTGTCCGTATACGACACCGGGGACCAGGAGTCGACCTCCCCGCGCGACGACGTGCGGCTGCCGTACATCGTGATGGAGTATGTTCCGGGCCGCACACTTCGCGATTTGATCAAGGCGGAGGGACTCAGCATCGGGGAGGCCATTGACTATTCCCTCGGTGTCCTCGCTGCACTGGATTACAGCCACCGCTCGGGGATTGTCCACCGGGATATCAAGCCGGCCAATGTCATGGTGACGGCCGACGGCGGCGTGAAGGTCATGGACTTCGGCATCGCGCGTGCCATGGCGGATTCAGCCGCCACCATGACCCAGACACAGGCCGTGGTCGGCACGGCGCAGTACCTCTCGCCCGAGCAGGCCAGAGGTGAAACCGTGGATGCCCGCAGCGATCTTTACTCCGCTGCCTGCCTGCTCTTCGAACTGCTCACGGGCAGGCCTCCGTTCATCGGTGACAGCCCCGTCTCCGTCGCCTACCAGCACGTGCGTGAACAGCCCGTCACCGCCAGCAGCCTGAACCCCGAGGTTCCGGCAGCCCTGGACGACGTCTTGAAACGCGGGTTGGCCAAGGACCGCGACCACCGCTACCAGACGGCCCGGGAATTCCGCGAAGCCCTGCTTTCGGCGCGCGACGGCGGCCCCGTCACCGCTGCCACGCAGGCGATCCCCGTGCGCGGTCCGGCGGCACCGGCCACGGCTGCCGTCACCGTTTCCGCTGACGACGAGCCCCGCACACGGGCCATGGCCAAGGTCCTCGCCGGGGGTTCGCTCCTGACGGAAGATGATCATTCCCGGGAGGACGAGGACAGCACAGTTCTGGCCATCGGGTCCACCGGTGACCGCGACCCCCAGCAAAAGGCGCGGCGGAGGGCCTGGATCACGGTCTTCAGCATCCTGCTCGTCCTGGTCCTCGCCGTCGGCGGATTTGTCGGGTGGAACATTCTCACCGCCGAACCTCCCGCCCCCGTTACCGCGACCGTTCCCGAGGTTGAGGGGAAATCCCAGACCGAGGCGATGAACGAGATTATCGGTGCCGGCTTCCAGCCGCCCCGCATCAGCGAGGAATACAGCGACAGCGTGGCCGAGGACCTGGCCGTCCGCACCAGCCCGGCGGGCGGTGCGGATGTCGCCAAGGACGAGGGCATCACGCTCTACGTCTCGCAGGGACCATCCGCCGTGACCATTCCCCAGGATCTCGTTGGAATGACAGAGTCCGGTGCCCGGGATGAGCTTCGCGGGCTCGGGCTTAAGGGCGGGGCCACGACCGAGGCCAACAGCTCCACCATGGAGCGGGGACGCGTGATCGCCACCGATCCCGCTATCGGCGAGACCGTCCCCACGCGCAGCGAAGTGGTCATCGTGGTCTCCACCGGACTGGTAACCGTTCCCAATCTCGTAGATTCTCCGGTTGACCTGGCTCAAGCAACACTGGCCGATCCCTCATTGCTTCTGACGTCCAAGGTGACATATGTCGAAACCTCCGACGCGGCGCCGGGGACGGTCATCCTGCAGAGCCTCCCCTTCGGCACCAATGTGGCCCCGGGAAGTACCGTGATTCTGACGGTTGCCAAGGCACCGGCTCCGGAGCCGACGCCCCAGCCGACGTCCTCACCGTCGCCGTCGCCGTCCAGCCCGTCAGCCACCCCGCCCGGACGGCGCTAG